From Triticum urartu cultivar G1812 chromosome 2, Tu2.1, whole genome shotgun sequence, a single genomic window includes:
- the LOC125534350 gene encoding norbelladine synthase-like, whose product MEGGSLWHELETDLPAADVWEVYGGLAIGRLIPQLLPHVLSKVELVEGDGGVGTILLVTFPPQGDSEPRSYKEKFNVIDNEKYIKEAETIEGGFLDLGFRKHLMRIEIVGKEDGKSVIRSTVEYEVDAEHAKNVSLVSTQALASVAEAITKHIKEQKKSPEQATE is encoded by the exons ATGGAAGGGGGGAGCCTCTGGCACGAGTTGGAGACCGACCTCCCGGCCGCCGACGTATGGGAGGTCTATGGCGGCCTCGCCATCGGGCGACTAATCCCCCAACTGCTTCCACATGTCCTCTCAAAGGTAGAGCTTGTAGAGGGAGACGGTGGCGTCGGCACAATCCTGCTCGTCACCTTCCCTCCTCAAG GAGATTCCGAACCAAGAAGCTACAAGGAGAAGTTCAACGTAATCGACAATGAAAAGTACATCAAGGAGGCAGAAACGATCGAAGGAGGCTTTCTAGATCTCGGCTTTCGGAAACATTTGATGCGAATCGAGATCGTAGGAAAAGAAGATGGCAAATCCGTTATAAGATCCACCGTCGAGTATGAAGTTGATGCCGAGCATGCGAAGAATGTCTCACTTGTCAGTACACAAGCATTGGCTTCTGTTGCTGAGGCCATCACCAAGCACATCAAGGAGCAGAAGAAGAGCCCCGAGCAAGCGACCGAGTAA
- the LOC125540119 gene encoding norbelladine synthase-like has product MDAIRTCGLQNTILGLQQRERAMEGGSLWHEFETDLPAADVWEVYGGLALGQLVPQLLPQVLSKVELVEGDGGAGTVLLVTFPPAGASEPRSYKEKFNVVDDEKYIKEAETVEGGFLDLGFRKYVVRFEVVGKEDGTSVIRSTVEYEVDIEHAKNASLVSTEAVASIAEAITKHIKEQKKSPEQTPE; this is encoded by the exons ATGGATGCAATCCGTACATGTGGTCTACAGAACACCATTCTTGGACTCCAGCAGCGCGAGAGAGCCATGGAAGGGGGGAGCCTCTGGCACGAGTTCGAGACGGACCTCCCGGCCGCCGACGTGTGGGAGGTCTATGGCGGCCTCGCTCTCGGGCAACTAGTCCCCCAGTTGCTCCCACAGGTCCTCTCAAAGGTCGAGCTTGTAGAGGGAGACGGCGGCGCCGGAACAGTCCTGCTCGTCACTTTCCCTCCTGCAG GAGCTTCCGAACCAAGAAGCTACAAGGAGAAGTTCAACGTAGTCGACGATGAGAAGTACATCAAGGAGGCAGAAACGGTGGAGGGAGGCTTTCTGGATCTCGGCTTCCGGAAATATGTGGTGCGATTCGAGGTCGTTGGGAAGGAAGATGGCACGTCGGTTATAAGATCGACCGTCGAGTATGAGGTTGATATCGAGCATGCCAAGAATGCCTCCCTTGTCAGCACAGAAGCAGTGGCCTCTATTGCTGAGGCCATCACCAAGCACATCAAGGAGCAGAAGAAGAGCCCCGAGCAAACCCCCGAGTAA